The Aggregicoccus sp. 17bor-14 genome has a window encoding:
- a CDS encoding EAL domain-containing protein, with protein sequence MNEGPPCGRCQSVPHRLEGAGHLFVWSPIGHSFGKLVAYLRATGRAFDLRPEAQCVVVHLSAAELLPFAVGAAGATTGEEARGMRVLFKSEGGEPELSDIPKVGSLQQFITMSQSGWLVDMLSEGRLTSHFQPIVSAQDTRQVYAHEALLRGRERDGTTVAPGRMLQLAREADLLFQLDLAARTSAIREAARYHLDTPVFINFSPAAIYDPNFCLRSTVNAITEAGIAPHNVVFEIIESDHSSDVYHLRGIIHFYRQAGFRVALDDLGAGYSSLNLIHQLRPDIVKLDMELIRHIDADPYKAFITQKLVEIAQKLRIQTVAEGIETPEELRWARAHGVDFVQGYLVARPQSPPAGTTPFIAV encoded by the coding sequence GTGAACGAGGGGCCTCCCTGCGGACGCTGCCAGAGCGTCCCCCACCGCCTGGAGGGGGCAGGGCACCTCTTCGTCTGGTCGCCCATCGGGCACAGCTTCGGCAAGCTGGTGGCCTACCTGCGCGCCACCGGCCGCGCCTTCGACCTGCGCCCCGAGGCGCAGTGCGTGGTCGTCCACTTGAGCGCCGCGGAGCTGCTGCCCTTCGCGGTGGGCGCCGCCGGCGCCACCACGGGCGAGGAGGCGCGCGGCATGCGCGTGCTCTTCAAGAGCGAGGGCGGCGAGCCCGAGCTCAGCGACATCCCCAAGGTGGGCAGCCTCCAGCAGTTCATCACCATGAGCCAGAGCGGCTGGCTCGTGGACATGCTCTCGGAGGGCCGGCTCACCAGCCACTTCCAGCCCATCGTCAGCGCGCAGGACACGCGCCAGGTGTACGCGCACGAGGCGCTGCTGCGCGGGCGCGAGCGCGACGGCACCACCGTGGCCCCGGGGCGCATGCTGCAGCTGGCGCGCGAGGCGGACCTGCTCTTCCAGCTGGATCTCGCGGCCCGCACCTCGGCCATCCGCGAGGCGGCGCGCTACCACCTGGACACGCCGGTGTTCATCAACTTCAGCCCGGCGGCCATCTACGATCCCAACTTCTGCCTGCGCTCCACGGTGAACGCCATCACCGAGGCGGGCATCGCGCCGCACAACGTGGTCTTCGAGATCATCGAGTCCGACCACAGCTCGGACGTCTACCACCTGCGCGGCATCATCCACTTCTACCGGCAGGCCGGCTTCCGCGTGGCGCTGGACGACCTGGGCGCGGGCTACTCCTCGCTCAACCTCATCCACCAGCTGCGCCCGGACATCGTGAAGCTGGACATGGAGCTCATCCGCCACATCGACGCGGACCCCTACAAGGCCTTCATCACCCAGAAGCTGGTGGAGATCGCCCAGAAGCTGCGCATCCAGACCGTGGCCGAGGGCATCGAGACCCCCGAGGAGCTGCGCTGGGCGCGCGCGCACGGCGTGGACTTCGTGCAGGGCTACCTCGTGGCCCGGCCCCAGAGCCCGCCGGCCGGCACCACGCCCTTCATCGCGGTGTGA
- a CDS encoding PD40 domain-containing protein — protein sequence MNRRPFALLLLAVLAVLPLLLPATARAQGIYVQPRAADRSAVRNFRFDWKHVDVLVGPRSEGEAAPLDRLGHVPSGSGATPGQAVAGTTAPSGPSPVTPGGNAATPIGVGKGEAGGELLDGGTPREDAGVVTLGEGVDAGAEAIALGMSPDGGRPDGGAGPVASLSQLDGGSASTADGGYARDLGAATGGVRLYFYEREREVAQRAAPIIEDAYRYLVDQFHYVPTKTFPYILYSTYQEFLQTNLSPVSEGTLGFTSPEDLKLTLPYLGDHRLFEEVGTHELAHEFTIQKVRTMAERAKVSGEPLGGMPLWFIEGLAEFYAKRGLDDEAEMLVRDLITNPDVRKGYAFLDFFSPGPYGYLWIYKFGQARCAFLEDVYGAGILQQILEESPRLVGNGRSAPGMKFEDLLQRLTGDEPKKISARFETWIKRRAFRSYLGAEQDAPALEPLKETDGYVTALNAAPSGDVLLYRSIQPNTGESRLVLADPRAPARTRLVTGDGRPSVESLHPVFGRNFDLTDDTLAYVAEVNARDVIYVQRYAHRAEEQQRAPLAPGYGAMPPPGPYGRPSQPAVAPAGPPQPMKPYIAVQFDLGKRRTFRLAPHGLVAAGSLSFSPDGRRVAFIGTDDAGTRDIFVLRVDGNEDAKPVRITNDVYAERQLSWGKEGIVYSSDATSHRFYNLFRVNPDRPSEVTRLTTDARDQQDPEVLPDGRIMFVSYENGRSDLFELQKGGAIVRRTDVTTGVFEVSPGTEGSVWVLMHLSGERVPSQLRKDRFLDQPVPAAGAGQPAPPLAVSTLKGAVDYNPWARENFEMGPIYGFAGGGSGGFVGQLFASATDRLRNQGLLLSVAVYGSFDFTDGYLLYLNQAGRNPWGGGPFQSVRFRFDKTFQNQNILFRSVERFFGLLGTIQHPLSTFTYVGADLAVGGANYKLDPSDEFFLRYGSGNCADPTVVCAGDDLLGAWRVANRGTRAQTELTLRAGYNTVRYDYATISPIDGSSALAEVVGGVQPFEGETYTSIRLDGQHYLHIAGPTALQLRGGVGTSFGGRFAQPYFLSSFDTLRGVNFGDDRWLLGQKFLFSTMELQIPLGGLVQVAFLNNIKGVAGLDFGAVGDGTHELWDRRVLDYAIGFNVGLGPLLMRLHFARPLDINSPFGKPDTGWVTNFSIGILGLNGFFGDQSANAHAPAPPGAQGAPAGSPMSGYTGSAGAWR from the coding sequence GTGAATCGCCGCCCGTTCGCCCTCCTCCTCCTCGCCGTCCTCGCCGTCCTTCCCCTGCTGCTGCCTGCCACCGCACGCGCCCAGGGCATCTACGTCCAGCCGCGCGCAGCCGACCGGTCAGCCGTGCGCAACTTCCGCTTCGACTGGAAGCACGTGGACGTGCTCGTCGGCCCGCGCTCGGAAGGCGAGGCGGCGCCGCTCGATCGGCTCGGGCACGTGCCCAGCGGCAGCGGGGCCACGCCGGGCCAGGCGGTGGCAGGCACCACGGCTCCGAGCGGCCCCTCCCCGGTGACCCCGGGCGGCAACGCCGCCACCCCCATCGGCGTGGGCAAGGGCGAGGCGGGCGGTGAGCTGCTGGACGGCGGCACGCCGCGCGAGGACGCGGGGGTGGTGACGCTGGGCGAGGGCGTGGATGCGGGCGCGGAGGCGATCGCGCTCGGCATGTCTCCGGACGGCGGCAGGCCCGACGGCGGCGCGGGCCCGGTGGCGAGCCTCTCGCAGCTGGACGGCGGCAGCGCGAGCACCGCGGACGGCGGCTACGCGCGCGACCTGGGCGCGGCGACCGGCGGCGTGCGCCTGTACTTCTACGAGCGCGAGCGCGAGGTGGCCCAGCGCGCCGCGCCGATCATCGAGGACGCGTACCGCTACCTGGTGGACCAGTTCCACTACGTGCCCACCAAGACCTTCCCGTACATCCTCTACAGCACCTACCAGGAGTTCCTGCAGACCAACCTCTCGCCCGTGTCCGAGGGCACGCTGGGCTTCACCAGCCCCGAGGACCTCAAGCTCACCCTGCCCTACCTGGGGGATCACCGGCTCTTCGAGGAGGTGGGCACGCACGAGCTCGCGCACGAGTTCACCATCCAGAAGGTGCGCACCATGGCGGAGCGCGCGAAGGTGAGCGGCGAGCCGCTGGGCGGGATGCCCCTGTGGTTCATCGAGGGGCTCGCCGAGTTCTACGCGAAGCGCGGCCTGGACGACGAGGCCGAGATGCTGGTGCGCGACCTCATCACCAACCCGGACGTGCGCAAGGGCTACGCCTTCCTGGACTTCTTCAGCCCCGGGCCCTACGGCTACCTCTGGATCTACAAGTTCGGCCAGGCGCGCTGCGCCTTCCTCGAGGACGTGTACGGCGCGGGCATCCTGCAGCAGATCCTCGAGGAGTCGCCGAGGCTGGTGGGCAACGGGCGCAGCGCCCCGGGGATGAAGTTCGAGGACCTGCTGCAGCGGCTCACCGGCGACGAGCCGAAGAAGATCTCGGCGCGCTTCGAGACCTGGATCAAGCGCCGCGCCTTCCGCAGCTACCTGGGCGCGGAGCAGGACGCGCCGGCGCTCGAGCCGCTGAAGGAGACGGACGGCTACGTCACCGCGCTCAACGCGGCGCCCAGCGGCGACGTGCTCCTGTACCGCAGCATCCAGCCCAACACGGGCGAGAGCCGGCTGGTGCTCGCGGACCCGCGCGCTCCGGCCCGCACCCGGCTGGTCACCGGCGACGGCCGGCCCAGCGTGGAGAGCCTGCACCCGGTGTTCGGCCGCAACTTCGACCTCACCGACGACACGCTCGCGTACGTGGCCGAGGTCAACGCGCGCGACGTCATCTACGTGCAGCGCTACGCGCACCGGGCCGAGGAGCAGCAGCGCGCGCCGCTCGCCCCGGGCTACGGCGCGATGCCGCCGCCGGGCCCCTACGGCCGCCCGTCCCAGCCGGCCGTGGCCCCGGCCGGCCCGCCGCAGCCGATGAAGCCCTACATCGCGGTGCAGTTCGACCTGGGCAAGCGCCGCACCTTCCGGCTCGCGCCCCACGGCCTGGTCGCGGCCGGCTCGCTCAGCTTCTCGCCGGACGGCCGGCGCGTGGCCTTCATCGGCACGGACGACGCGGGCACGCGCGACATCTTCGTGCTGCGCGTGGACGGCAACGAGGACGCGAAGCCGGTGCGCATCACGAATGACGTGTACGCCGAGCGCCAGCTGAGCTGGGGCAAGGAGGGCATCGTCTACAGCTCGGATGCCACGAGCCACCGCTTCTACAACCTCTTCCGGGTGAACCCGGACCGCCCCAGCGAGGTGACGCGCCTCACCACGGACGCGCGCGACCAGCAGGACCCCGAGGTGCTGCCGGACGGGCGCATCATGTTCGTCTCGTACGAGAACGGGCGCTCGGACCTCTTCGAGCTGCAGAAGGGCGGCGCCATCGTGCGGCGCACGGACGTGACCACGGGCGTGTTCGAGGTGAGCCCGGGCACCGAGGGCAGCGTCTGGGTGCTCATGCACCTGTCCGGCGAGCGCGTGCCGTCCCAGCTGCGCAAGGACCGCTTCCTGGACCAGCCGGTGCCCGCCGCGGGCGCGGGTCAGCCGGCGCCGCCGCTCGCGGTGAGCACCCTCAAGGGGGCGGTGGACTACAACCCCTGGGCGCGCGAGAACTTCGAGATGGGGCCCATCTACGGCTTCGCCGGCGGCGGCAGCGGCGGCTTCGTGGGCCAGCTCTTCGCCTCGGCGACGGACCGGCTGCGCAACCAGGGCCTGCTCTTGAGCGTGGCCGTGTACGGCTCCTTCGACTTCACCGACGGCTACCTGCTCTACCTCAACCAGGCGGGCCGCAACCCCTGGGGCGGCGGTCCCTTCCAGTCGGTGCGCTTCCGCTTCGACAAGACCTTCCAGAACCAGAACATCCTGTTCCGCTCGGTGGAGCGCTTCTTCGGCCTGCTCGGGACCATCCAGCACCCGCTGAGCACCTTCACGTACGTGGGCGCGGACCTCGCGGTGGGTGGCGCCAACTACAAGCTCGACCCCTCGGACGAGTTCTTCCTGCGCTACGGCAGCGGCAACTGCGCGGACCCCACGGTGGTCTGCGCGGGTGACGACCTGCTGGGCGCCTGGCGCGTGGCGAACCGCGGCACGCGCGCCCAGACCGAGCTCACGCTGCGCGCCGGCTACAACACCGTGCGCTACGACTACGCCACCATCAGCCCCATCGACGGCAGCTCGGCGCTCGCCGAGGTGGTGGGCGGCGTGCAGCCCTTCGAGGGCGAGACGTACACGAGCATCCGCCTGGACGGGCAGCACTACCTGCACATCGCCGGGCCCACGGCGCTGCAGCTGCGCGGCGGCGTGGGCACCTCCTTCGGCGGCCGCTTCGCCCAGCCCTACTTCCTCTCCAGCTTCGACACGCTGCGCGGCGTGAACTTCGGAGACGACCGCTGGCTCCTGGGCCAGAAGTTCCTCTTCAGCACCATGGAGCTGCAGATCCCGCTCGGCGGCCTGGTGCAGGTGGCCTTCCTCAACAACATCAAGGGCGTGGCGGGCCTGGACTTCGGCGCCGTGGGCGATGGCACCCACGAGCTGTGGGACCGGCGCGTGCTGGACTACGCCATCGGCTTCAACGTGGGCCTCGGACCCCTGCTGATGCGCCTGCACTTCGCCCGGCCGCTGGACATCAACTCGCCCTTCGGAAAGCCCGACACGGGGTGGGTGACGAACTTCTCCATCGGCATCCTCGGCCTCAACGGCTTCTTCGGCGACCAGTCGGCCAACGCGCACGCGCCGGCGCCTCCGGGCGCCCAGGGCGCGCCGGCGGGCTCTCCGATGTCCGGCTACACCGGCAGCGCAGGCGCCTGGCGCTAG
- a CDS encoding LVIVD repeat-containing protein codes for MRLPIALVALALLPACSSDKNSGGDDLAACEQSEFDLKGCNVASLDAFASGGPFNLQLTNTDGTPAGVAGMALDPTGAHSTFFGQQQDVQVKLGGGTFFASAPFNINGTDGQVSIAGCEATSGRQLRGFFRRCNVGFNSVEGTFVAEQLVRRDGEAESSGNLQLVAERPLSGALATSLYVSGNTAYVIAENTGIFRYDITDPTNPTSLDSVTIAARKDLVGTTDRWASVAVVGDNLFVTSDVRGLLVFNLKNLASAALVLPASIADARALNNLHYDAAKDHLYGFSQESGGVLAYGTPGATPTLLGNYLSGASPSTGDAPLDGAARGDFLYLSHGTAGLVVLNVSKPEAPVRVGVLPAANNSRTLVLGDYPSNKVYAFETGAFWGSKVRVLDVTNPLNMSAVGPGYATRDAVPVSRMAFANNSLYVAYAQDGLRVLDVSNPASPVQKAYFNTWRASDPGHGLRFTEGATGVALGSNGYVYVADTTRGLMVFREGAGAAGSAQGGAAR; via the coding sequence ATGAGACTCCCTATCGCCCTGGTGGCGCTGGCCCTCCTCCCGGCCTGCAGCTCGGACAAGAACAGCGGCGGCGACGACCTGGCCGCCTGTGAGCAGTCGGAGTTCGACCTGAAGGGCTGCAACGTCGCCTCGCTGGATGCGTTCGCGAGCGGCGGCCCCTTCAACCTGCAGCTGACCAACACGGACGGCACCCCCGCGGGCGTCGCCGGCATGGCGCTGGACCCCACCGGCGCCCACTCCACGTTCTTCGGGCAGCAGCAGGACGTGCAGGTCAAGCTGGGTGGCGGCACCTTCTTCGCCAGCGCGCCCTTCAATATCAACGGCACTGACGGCCAGGTGAGCATCGCCGGTTGCGAGGCCACGAGCGGGCGGCAGCTGCGCGGCTTCTTCCGCCGCTGCAACGTGGGCTTCAACTCCGTGGAGGGCACCTTCGTCGCGGAGCAGCTCGTGCGCCGCGACGGCGAGGCCGAGTCCTCCGGCAACCTGCAGCTGGTGGCGGAGCGGCCCCTGTCGGGCGCGCTCGCCACCTCGCTCTACGTGAGCGGCAACACGGCCTACGTCATCGCCGAGAACACCGGCATCTTCCGCTACGACATCACGGATCCCACCAACCCCACCTCCCTGGACTCGGTGACCATCGCCGCGCGCAAGGACCTGGTGGGCACCACCGACCGCTGGGCCTCGGTGGCCGTGGTGGGGGACAACCTCTTCGTCACCAGCGACGTGCGCGGCCTGCTCGTCTTCAACCTCAAGAACCTGGCCTCCGCCGCCCTCGTGCTCCCGGCGAGCATCGCGGACGCGCGCGCCCTCAACAACCTGCACTACGACGCCGCGAAGGACCACCTCTACGGCTTCAGCCAGGAGAGCGGCGGCGTGCTGGCGTACGGCACGCCGGGCGCCACGCCCACGCTGCTCGGCAACTACCTGTCCGGCGCCTCCCCCTCCACCGGCGATGCGCCCCTGGACGGCGCGGCGCGCGGCGACTTCCTCTACCTGAGCCACGGCACGGCCGGCCTCGTGGTGCTCAACGTGAGCAAGCCCGAGGCGCCCGTCCGGGTGGGCGTGCTGCCGGCCGCCAACAACAGCCGCACCCTCGTCCTCGGCGACTACCCCTCGAACAAGGTCTACGCCTTCGAGACGGGCGCGTTCTGGGGCTCGAAGGTGCGCGTGCTGGACGTGACCAACCCGCTCAACATGTCCGCCGTGGGCCCGGGCTATGCCACGCGCGACGCCGTGCCGGTGAGCCGCATGGCCTTCGCCAACAACAGCCTCTACGTCGCGTACGCGCAGGACGGCCTGCGCGTGCTGGACGTGAGCAACCCCGCGAGCCCCGTGCAGAAGGCCTACTTCAACACCTGGCGCGCGAGCGACCCGGGCCACGGCCTGCGCTTCACCGAGGGCGCCACGGGCGTGGCGCTGGGCAGCAACGGCTACGTCTACGTGGCGGACACCACGCGCGGCCTGATGGTCTTCCGCGAGGGCGCGGGCGCCGCGGGCAGCGCCCAGGGGGGCGCTGCGCGGTGA
- a CDS encoding NAD(P)/FAD-dependent oxidoreductase: MPTLSAMERRSDVLVLGAGAAGLAAAVRLQRAGLTVRVLEARDRVGGRVATVYEDGTGLALELGAEFVHGRPREVLRLARAAGVRLRQMPDHHGLWWRGELEDGDAAFDFGDTFTRASSDLEAGEDRAIGEVLTARARAEGWPAKRRALARTYVEGFYAAPYERASARAIAQMERGVGATGGIAPSRAVEGYARVLAPLARGLAPGALVLNAVASEVRWERGRVQVLAATQEGAALGLFEAERLLVTLPVGVLRAPPDAAGALRFRPALPEKERAAGALEMGPLVKVLLRFRHAFWREHAASAPYDFFHAPGQPFPTWWTLAPQRTAHLVGWVGDSGALALGGEPPGAVLEAALGTLARLFSRPRPALRAELESWRVQDWQEEPFTRGGYCVIPTGALPARAALGEPVEDTLYFAGEALAPRGQEGTVAGALASGTQVAEALLRARGRQAR; this comes from the coding sequence GTGCCCACCCTGAGCGCCATGGAGCGGCGCTCGGACGTGCTGGTGCTGGGGGCGGGGGCGGCGGGGCTCGCGGCGGCCGTGCGGCTGCAGCGCGCAGGGCTCACGGTGCGCGTGCTGGAGGCGCGCGACCGGGTGGGCGGCCGCGTGGCCACCGTGTACGAGGACGGCACGGGGCTCGCCCTGGAGCTGGGGGCGGAGTTCGTGCACGGGCGCCCCCGCGAGGTGCTGCGCCTGGCGCGCGCGGCCGGCGTGCGGCTGCGGCAGATGCCGGACCACCACGGCCTGTGGTGGCGAGGCGAGCTGGAGGACGGGGACGCGGCCTTCGACTTCGGGGACACGTTCACCCGTGCCTCGAGCGACCTCGAGGCCGGAGAGGACCGCGCCATCGGCGAGGTGCTCACGGCCCGCGCGCGCGCGGAGGGCTGGCCCGCGAAGAGGCGGGCCCTCGCGCGCACCTACGTGGAGGGCTTCTACGCGGCGCCCTACGAGCGCGCGAGCGCGCGCGCCATCGCGCAGATGGAGCGGGGCGTGGGGGCCACCGGCGGCATCGCGCCCTCGCGTGCCGTGGAGGGCTACGCGCGGGTGCTCGCGCCGCTCGCGCGCGGGCTCGCGCCCGGAGCGCTGGTGCTCAACGCGGTGGCGAGCGAGGTGCGCTGGGAGCGCGGGCGGGTGCAGGTGCTCGCGGCCACCCAGGAGGGCGCGGCGCTGGGGCTCTTCGAGGCCGAGCGGCTGCTGGTGACGCTGCCGGTGGGCGTGCTGCGCGCGCCGCCGGACGCGGCGGGTGCCCTGCGCTTTCGCCCCGCCCTGCCCGAGAAGGAGCGCGCGGCGGGGGCGCTCGAGATGGGGCCGCTGGTGAAGGTGCTCCTGCGCTTTCGCCACGCCTTCTGGCGCGAGCACGCGGCGAGCGCCCCCTACGACTTCTTCCACGCGCCGGGCCAGCCCTTCCCCACCTGGTGGACGCTCGCGCCGCAGCGCACCGCGCACCTGGTGGGCTGGGTGGGCGACTCGGGGGCGCTCGCGCTGGGGGGCGAGCCTCCGGGGGCGGTGCTGGAGGCGGCGCTGGGCACGCTCGCGCGGCTCTTCTCGCGCCCGCGCCCGGCGCTGCGGGCCGAGCTGGAGAGCTGGCGCGTCCAGGACTGGCAGGAGGAGCCCTTCACCCGCGGCGGCTACTGCGTGATCCCCACCGGGGCGCTGCCGGCGCGCGCCGCCCTCGGAGAGCCCGTGGAGGACACGCTCTACTTCGCGGGCGAGGCGCTCGCCCCCCGTGGCCAGGAGGGCACCGTCGCAGGCGCGCTCGCCTCGGGCACGCAGGTGGCGGAGGCGCTGCTGCGCGCCCGGGGGCGGCAGGCGCGCTGA